The Nitratidesulfovibrio sp. SRB-5 genome includes a window with the following:
- a CDS encoding UDP-glucuronic acid decarboxylase family protein, which yields MQQGEFKELARKRILVTGGAGFIGSHLCRRLLDRGAEVLCVDNFFTGSRDHVQEMQDHPRFELLRHDITFPLYVEVDEIYNLACPASPIHYQFDPVQTTKTCVHGSINMLGLAKRVKARILQASTSEVYGDPETHPQTEDYWGRVNPIGPRSCYDEGKRCAETLFTDYHRQHGVPIRIARIFNTFGPRMHPNDGRVVSNFILQALQDKPITIYGDGSQTRSFCYVDDMVDGLTALMHAPDDAHLPVNLGNPEERTILNLAEIIIEFVNSRSTIDFRPLPQDDPRRRRPDIAQAREKLGWEPKVSMEEGLRKTVEYFEGLLRSRRAEGAEV from the coding sequence ATGCAACAAGGCGAATTCAAGGAACTGGCCCGCAAGCGCATCCTGGTCACCGGGGGCGCGGGGTTCATCGGCTCGCACCTGTGCCGCCGCCTGCTGGACAGGGGTGCGGAAGTGCTGTGCGTGGACAACTTCTTCACCGGCTCGCGCGACCACGTGCAGGAAATGCAGGACCATCCGCGCTTCGAGCTGCTGCGCCACGACATCACCTTTCCGCTGTACGTGGAAGTGGACGAAATCTACAACCTGGCCTGCCCGGCGTCGCCCATCCACTACCAGTTCGACCCCGTGCAGACCACCAAGACCTGCGTGCACGGCTCCATCAACATGCTGGGACTGGCCAAGCGGGTAAAGGCGCGCATCCTCCAGGCCTCCACCAGCGAGGTCTACGGCGACCCGGAAACCCACCCCCAGACCGAAGACTACTGGGGCCGCGTGAACCCCATCGGCCCTCGCTCCTGCTACGACGAAGGCAAACGCTGCGCCGAAACCCTGTTCACGGACTACCACCGCCAGCACGGGGTGCCCATCCGCATCGCGCGCATCTTCAACACCTTCGGGCCGCGCATGCACCCCAACGATGGCCGCGTGGTCAGCAACTTCATCCTGCAAGCCTTGCAGGACAAGCCCATCACCATCTACGGCGACGGCAGCCAGACCCGCTCGTTCTGCTACGTGGACGACATGGTGGACGGCCTGACCGCGCTGATGCACGCCCCGGACGACGCGCACCTGCCGGTGAACCTCGGCAACCCCGAAGAACGCACCATCCTGAACCTGGCCGAGATCATCATCGAGTTCGTCAACTCGCGCTCCACCATCGACTTCCGCCCGCTGCCGCAGGACGACCCGCGCCGCCGCCGCCCCGACATTGCGCAGGCGCGCGAGAAGCTGGGCTGGGAGCCCAAGGTGAGCATGGAAGAGGGGCTGCGGAAGACCGTGGAGTATTTCGAGGGACTGCTGCGCTCGCGGCGGGCGGAAGGGGCGGAGGTGTAG
- the selA gene encoding L-seryl-tRNA(Sec) selenium transferase, producing MSNLFRSLPSMDALLNALAHPEQAGPGTPAASGQTARYAQSAQADLAALPRPLLRDLVNAFLDQCREAIRAGTITDAAALSTQALLPALMAHVLRAARPHFRRVLNATGVVIHTNLGRSLLAEEATAAVAEACANYSNLEFDLSTGERGSRYSHVEELLCKVTGAEAGLVVNNNAAAVLLVLDTLCKGGEVVVSRGQLVEIGGSFRIPEVMEKSGAVLREVGATNRTHLRDYENAINERTVALLKVHTSNYRITGFHKEVPLAELVALGRARNLPVIEDLGSGSFLDFTPWGLHGEPTVREVVADGADVVSFSGDKVLGGPQAGLIVGRREIIARIKRNPLNRALRIDKMTLAALEATLRLYLDPELARRKVPTLHMMTAPADELARRARRLAARLRTALGDAATIGLAPGVSRVGGGSFPERDLPTTLVSVAPAACSATALKERLLDTDPPLVGRLEDDTFRLDPRTLDDTEFPLAAAALAQALGLPDTPNAARLGKRAPRSRRG from the coding sequence GTGTCGAACCTGTTCCGGTCCCTGCCCTCCATGGACGCCCTGCTAAACGCCCTGGCACATCCGGAACAGGCCGGGCCGGGAACGCCCGCCGCATCCGGGCAGACCGCACGATATGCGCAGTCCGCACAGGCCGACCTGGCCGCCCTGCCGCGCCCGCTGTTGCGCGACCTGGTCAACGCCTTTCTCGACCAGTGCCGCGAGGCCATCCGGGCCGGAACAATCACCGACGCCGCCGCCCTCTCCACGCAGGCGCTGCTGCCCGCGCTGATGGCGCACGTGCTGCGCGCCGCGCGTCCCCATTTCCGCCGCGTGCTCAACGCCACGGGCGTGGTCATCCACACCAACCTCGGTCGTTCCCTGCTGGCGGAAGAAGCCACCGCCGCCGTGGCCGAGGCCTGCGCCAACTATTCGAACCTCGAGTTCGACCTGTCCACCGGCGAACGCGGCAGCCGCTATTCCCACGTGGAAGAACTGCTGTGCAAGGTCACCGGGGCAGAGGCGGGCCTTGTGGTCAACAACAACGCCGCCGCCGTGCTGCTGGTGCTGGACACCCTGTGCAAGGGCGGCGAGGTGGTGGTTTCGCGCGGGCAGCTGGTGGAAATCGGCGGCAGCTTCCGCATCCCGGAAGTCATGGAAAAAAGCGGCGCGGTGCTGCGCGAGGTGGGCGCCACCAACCGCACCCATCTGCGCGACTACGAGAACGCCATCAACGAGCGCACCGTGGCCCTGCTGAAGGTGCACACCTCCAACTACCGCATCACCGGCTTCCACAAGGAAGTGCCGCTGGCGGAACTGGTGGCGCTGGGCCGGGCGCGCAACCTGCCGGTCATCGAGGATCTTGGCAGCGGCAGCTTTCTGGATTTCACCCCGTGGGGCCTGCATGGCGAACCCACCGTGCGCGAAGTGGTGGCCGACGGGGCCGACGTGGTCAGCTTTTCGGGCGACAAGGTGCTGGGCGGCCCGCAGGCCGGGCTTATCGTGGGGCGGCGCGAGATCATCGCGCGCATCAAGCGCAACCCGCTCAACCGCGCCCTGCGCATCGACAAGATGACCCTGGCCGCGCTGGAAGCCACCCTGCGCCTGTATCTGGACCCGGAGCTGGCCCGCCGCAAGGTGCCCACCCTGCACATGATGACCGCCCCGGCGGACGAACTGGCCCGGCGGGCGCGCAGGCTGGCCGCGCGGCTGCGCACCGCGCTGGGCGATGCGGCCACCATCGGCCTTGCCCCCGGCGTATCGCGGGTGGGGGGCGGTTCCTTTCCGGAACGCGACCTGCCCACCACGCTGGTCAGCGTGGCCCCGGCGGCCTGTTCCGCCACCGCGCTGAAGGAACGGCTGCTGGACACCGATCCTCCACTGGTAGGCAGGTTGGAGGACGATACCTTCCGCCTGGACCCGCGCACCCTGGACGATACGGAATTTCCCCTGGCAGCCGCCGCGCTGGCGCAGGCGCTGGGCCTGCCTGACACGCCGAACGCGGCGCGGCTAGGCAAACGTGCGCCGCGCTCCCGGCGCGGCTAG
- a CDS encoding bifunctional folylpolyglutamate synthase/dihydrofolate synthase, which translates to MTHVSAASPFATYDDVQSHLDRLGMFHMDLGLGRMERVLDALSLAAPPFTVAQVVGTNGKGSTSTFLAAIGTAHGLRTGLYTSPHFVTPRERIRIDGSMLAANQWPGLANRVMAAGGEALTYFEFLTVLCLLAFREADVQLAVLEAGLGGAHDATTAVAADVVCVTPIGLDHQAVLGPTIAAIAADKAGALRPGVPAVTAPQPADAMNELRAAADACGATLHEADDVARLPAKAELGLAGPHQRTNALVALAAWTTLATANDWESHEDAVHRGLAEAWIPGRLQWVERPAAEPYDADGADETDAPVAPKAPGMPDMPARLVIDGAHNAHGLVALRAALADQCARPAVVIFSCLADKDLAAVAEEVRRIAGDAPVLVPTIRNNARAARGEDLATLLGPAARAVPDMAAALAEATALAPQGPVLLCGSLYLLGEFFTLRPDCLESRGAGGTCEVPAEHSNRSPGTSPDTSPGAPPAASSATHPDDAPETPPGPPHSGN; encoded by the coding sequence ATGACACACGTTTCCGCCGCATCTCCCTTCGCCACGTACGACGACGTGCAGTCCCACCTGGACAGGCTGGGCATGTTCCACATGGACCTTGGCCTTGGCCGCATGGAACGCGTGCTGGACGCGCTGTCCCTCGCCGCGCCTCCCTTCACCGTGGCCCAGGTGGTGGGCACCAACGGCAAGGGGTCCACGTCCACGTTTCTCGCCGCCATCGGCACGGCGCACGGCCTGCGCACCGGGCTGTACACCTCGCCGCACTTCGTCACCCCGCGTGAACGCATCCGCATCGACGGGTCCATGCTGGCTGCCAACCAGTGGCCGGGCCTGGCCAATCGGGTCATGGCGGCGGGCGGCGAGGCTCTGACCTATTTCGAATTCCTCACCGTGCTCTGCCTGCTGGCCTTCCGTGAGGCAGACGTGCAGCTTGCCGTGCTGGAGGCCGGCCTTGGCGGCGCACACGACGCCACCACCGCCGTGGCCGCCGACGTGGTCTGTGTGACACCCATCGGGTTGGACCATCAGGCCGTACTGGGCCCCACCATCGCCGCCATTGCCGCCGACAAGGCCGGCGCGCTGCGGCCCGGCGTGCCCGCCGTCACCGCGCCCCAGCCAGCGGACGCCATGAACGAACTGCGCGCGGCGGCGGACGCCTGCGGCGCAACCCTGCACGAGGCCGACGACGTGGCCCGGCTGCCCGCCAAAGCGGAACTGGGCCTGGCCGGGCCGCACCAGCGCACCAACGCGCTGGTGGCCCTGGCCGCATGGACCACCCTGGCCACGGCCAACGACTGGGAATCGCACGAAGATGCCGTACACCGGGGCCTGGCCGAGGCGTGGATTCCCGGTCGCCTGCAATGGGTGGAGCGACCCGCCGCCGAACCGTACGACGCGGATGGGGCGGACGAAACGGATGCACCCGTGGCTCCCAAAGCGCCCGGCATGCCCGACATGCCTGCGCGCCTTGTCATTGACGGCGCGCACAACGCCCACGGACTGGTCGCCTTGCGCGCGGCTCTGGCCGACCAGTGCGCGCGCCCCGCCGTGGTTATCTTCTCGTGTCTGGCCGACAAGGACCTGGCAGCCGTGGCCGAAGAGGTGCGCCGCATTGCCGGGGACGCGCCCGTGCTGGTGCCCACCATCCGCAACAACGCCCGCGCCGCGCGCGGCGAAGACCTGGCAACCCTGCTGGGCCCCGCCGCCCGCGCCGTGCCGGACATGGCCGCCGCGCTGGCCGAGGCCACCGCCCTTGCCCCGCAAGGCCCGGTGCTGTTGTGCGGCTCCTTGTATTTGCTCGGCGAGTTCTTTACACTTCGGCCCGATTGTCTGGAATCGCGCGGTGCTGGCGGCACCTGCGAAGTGCCCGCAGAGCACTCGAACAGGTCACCGGGCACGTCACCGGACACATCACCGGGCGCCCCCCCAGCCGCCTCGTCGGCCACACATCCGGACGACGCACCGGAAACACCACCCGGCCCGCCGCACTCCGGCAACTGA